The DNA window TGATATGGGTACCCAGATGATGTTTTCATGATATAAAAAGCCTAAACCTACTTTAACCGCAGATAGAATACTCATTTTTTCACGGTCAAAATGTGAATACTCTGAGTGCGAAATCAGTTGTAATAACCAGTCTCCATTCAGGGCGTTGAACATGTTGATGATGTCAAGTGTCTGAGCAGTTTGAACCTCGATATTAGGTTTACTATTTAGAAACTCCTCAATTACAAATTGGTACTGTTTTGCTTTACGGGTTACAGTAATTGCATCATAGCCACTGGTATTGCTGTACTGATCGCTGTAATGAATAATTACAATGTCTTTGTTCCCTTTAAAGTAGTTAAGGTCAACCTTTGGGTCAATAAATGTAATCCATTGTGAGTGATTGTAGAGTTGTTCCAGGTCTTTTTTAGACTCTTCACTGATGATCGTACATATTGCCTGCTCTACATTAAAAGGGTTGTCAGATTTAGCAACATCGATAAGCGCGTTGTAATACACTGCCAATTCTTCAAGCAGGTCAAGTTGCTTTAGTGATAGATTCATAGAACCAAACCCAGTGCGGTAACTGCCATTGGTAAAAACAGAAGGAATGTCGTTTACCAATCCATGTAGCGAGAGTCCGGTAGCTACGTCAGTAGCCGTGTTATGGGCTACTCTCATTTCCTTGGGCTTAAACTGATAAAAAGAAAGGTGAGCGTATTCTACGCCCTTATCTAGTTTTTTGGTATAGAAGTGTACATTTTGCCTAAATACATTGAGTATATCTTCTGGATCATAACGCTCTGTTCTTAGGGTAATACCAAACTCATCTTGAATGGCATCCACATCATCATGAAAAGAAAACTCTTCGAATTTGGTAATATAATCGTCGGAGCCGTATATATATACATCAATAGGAAAAACTGTCGATTGTTGAATGACAGATTTGTAATAGTTAAAAATACCTTGAAATGCTTCTTTACAATCACCCAGGTTAATCAAATTTATTTTTAGTGGAGCGTGGGTGCCTTTAATAAAGAGATAGTGAAAGTGAGCAATAAATTCATTTATTTTGTCTTTAATAAGGTTGGCTGCGTAGCGTTTAGAGGCAGAAGAAGTATCTACTTGCGCACTGTGGTAATACAACCACTCCTGAGAATGGGTCTGTTCTATTGGTGCATATAGTTCAATACTTCTACCTTCACCTTGCCCGTAGATGTAAGGTACAATACCCAGTGGGGTTAATTTACCCGCAATTTCTTTGGGTAACTCCAGCGTATCCAACTCTTCATACAAGGCTAGTTGATAAACTAAGTTGATCGGGTTTAACGGAGTATATTTAAATCTTTCCTGGCCATGTAGCTCTTTAATCACTCCAATGTTTTCCAGGTTCTGTTGTTGTTTGGTAAGCGGAGCACCTTTGGTAATACTTTTAAGCTCTTTGAGATAGCAGTGTAGAAAGTCTTTGATAAGTTGGCGTAGCGTATCATTCCAAAAAGTCAAACTAGGCAAAAGCTTGTTATCTTGGTAATATTTAACAATCAAGTGAAAATGCTCAGCCACAGATGGGGCAATATCTAAGTGTTGTTTACTGATATGTTCACTACTTTGCTCTTGCCAATAGCATCCCCCTAAACTTATCAGTTTTGCTTCCAGCTTCAGGCTTTGCCGGAAATCATCTCGAACAGTATATTCATTATTCTTTTGCTTGAGCTTTATAACATCTTTGTTGTTTTTAACCTCATGAGAGTATTTAAAACTATCTTTTTTCACTCGCTTTTGTTGCCATACTTCCAGACCTGTAATACCTCTGAGCTCTTCGTAATCCACCCTGGTGCGAAATGGAATGCTCGTGTTTTTATAGTTTAGAGTAAAGTTTACAAAGCTTTCATCATAATTTGAATCAGGCTTCAACTCTAACCGAGTGTCTTCATACAAATGATAGGTTCCGTCAGCTATCAAACCCTCTGAGTCTATACCTTCCTGATCTTCGTTAAAGGTTAAAACGTCATCAATATTATCTGTCCTGATCTCAATAAACTGTCCATTAGCTTTTATGTTTATTACATAATTCGTTTTGATGCTTTTGAGTAACTGTTCTGGCAGGGGGAGTATAAAAACACGAAATTCAAAATTGGTTTTGTCATTGCTTACTTTGTCAACATGAGTGTAAGTAACCTTACAATAGGCAGTATCCTGGGCATCTTTTGGAGCAAGCTTTAGGTTAATCTTATCTTTTGTATTGGCATACTCTACACTTAGATTACTATCAATAGGACAGCTTATATCACTTTTTTTAGGATTTACATTAAACTGGCAGGTAAGCTCAATGGGGTCTTTAGGAGTGCTTGCATCAGGCAAGTGGTTAAATATAATGATATTGCGCTGACGTTGTTTGGCCTTGGTATTTCCTTCTGGCTTTTCCCAGATTATTAATTGATTCTTGAGTGTGGTTTCAATATACTCTGGCTTATCCCCTTTCTTTTTCTGTTCTTCCCATTCATGTACCTGTTCAAAGTTTGCCGAAAACCAAGGTTGTTCCTGAGAACCATCTTTTTGTTTTTTCTCCCCAGTTTTACTCAAGGCATTTACCCCAGCAGATGCAAAGTGTTTCTCCAGATCGTCCGATGGGTTTCCGTATTTGTGTGTCTGGTCTACTGTATCAAAGAGCCTTCGGTTTGACTGAATCCTTTTGTTGATATTTTTTTCTTCTTTGATAGAATGCAGCTCGTTGTCTTTAAATAAGCCCAGAGATTTATATTGAGTGTCAGAAATTTCCTGAGCTGCAAATATTTCTAAGAATACCCGAAAATCAAACAGGGAATGATTATCTTCAAATAAATCAGACTTTTGTTGCTCTAAGGTGTTCAAGAGTATTTTTCGTTCATGGCCTTTTAGAAACTTTTCTTCTTTGATTTTTTCCTTGATAGTTTCCTTGATTACATCTATGTGTAAAGGCATTCCTTCCTTCAACAGACTTTCGGTTCCTCCGGTAAGGCTGTCTAGTTGGGTATTATGAATAAACAGAATGGCCGTATCAGTGAAGATTCCTTCGTTTTTACTGACTTCATTCCTGAGCTTGGTTAGGAAGTCTTCCGTAGTTTCAGCATTGTTACAAGCTACAATGAGTTTGATGTTATCAATTGGCAGGTAATGAACTTTGTAAGATGCCTCAGTATAATCAAATGCCTCTAAGTCAAAAGCTTCAAATTGTCCCTGTACTTGTTCAGGTTTTTCGAAGTAAATATTATATCTATCGCCTGGTGCTAATCCTTTGGTCTTAAAGTGTTCCAGTACTGCACTTGTAATGTATTGATGAATTAAGTCCTTGTTCATAGCTTCTTATTGTATGGTCTTTACATATTGGGCATCCCCACTGTCACTTTTTTTCTCCAAAAGATTGATTTTTTCAAACAACTTAACAATTTCTTTTTGACTGCTTGGGTCAAAAAAAAGTCCTCGCTTATTATATTCAACCCATAGATTTTTAAGCCTTATTTTTGGATGTTTTCCCAGACAAAGTTTAGTAATAAACAACAAAGTGTGTTGGTCAAGGCTTAAGGACTGCCCCAAACGCCCACGGTTGCGAACAAAGTTCAGCTTACAAAATTCTGTGATCCAAGCTTGATACCTACTATAAGGACTATCCCTTTCACTATGGATAAATTGATAGTCAATGGCTGTCCATAACTTATGGAGGTGATGGTGTACAGGTGCATCAGCCAGGCTATAACGAGGCTGGTATGTTTGTTCAAAATCTGCCCAACTGCTCCCTGGTCTAAAAGGTTTATCCATATGGGCTTCCATTTTTTGTTGATAGAATTGGGTGATTTCTTCAAGCTTCTGGGTAAGTTCTGTTTGTTCAGCGGAATCAAGTGCTTCTATTTTAACTTTTATCTGCTGAAAGTTGCCTTTAAAAAATGATTCCCCTTTGTATTCAATATAACTAATAAGCTCAAAGAAATTTACAAAGGAAAAGATATTACGAGCCTTGCTTTCAAATAAACTCCAGCCATTTTGATGGCTTATTCTAGACTTAGATAAGGTTTCCCATTCCAAAGTAAAAAATATACTTTGATTAAAGTCATCAAAAAAATGATTTAGGCTGAGCGTGAGCTGCTTTAAATAGTTAAAGTAGTAATACTTAATGAGCAAAGCAGGAATAAGCAATGAAAAAACTTTTATCTTCCAACATAAAGGCTAAATCCTGGCGGAACATCTCTGTAATTTCAGGTACAAAATTCTGATAAATATCAAAGCCTTTATGGTTATTTTTATTGGATTTTACTTCGGGTAAACTGCTCAGTATAAGTTGGTAATAAATATTGCTTACCGATTTTTGACTCGTTTTTTTTGAGGCTTTACTTTTTAATTTTTCATCAAAAAATATAGTGTAAAAAAACAAGCTTATATTTTCAAGAATCCCAGTTGGTTTTTGAAAGTTGATGTATGAAAAAATACGTTCATCGAATATAAACAGGTTACCCTGAGTATCAAAAGCCACTTTATTAAGTATAGTTTCTATTTGTGGCTTATCTTCAGCCTTTACTTGTGATTTAGTTAAAACCTTGTCGATGATTTCTTCTTTATATAGTAGCTTTTTATCAGGCTTTTCTTGATTATGGATCATCCGATAACACTCACTAGCAATGCCCTGAAAAGCCGTAAGGTCTTTTTTAACACTGTTTTTTTCTCCTCTAATTTTACTATCCTTGGTTACAAAAGGAAGTAGCTTGAAATTTTTGTTAGTAGTGTGCCTAAACTCTTTCTTTCCTTTTCTGTCTTTCAGATAGTTATTCTCTAATTCTTTAGTTTTTATTTCAAAGTCCATAGCTATATTTTTTCAAATTGGTACTTACCAAAATCGTCTTTGCTTAAACGATAACCATTTTTTGATTTACCATTATTTTCATGGAATATGAGTGGAGTGTTTTGACTGTTTAGGCCAATGATTTTATCTACGATATGTACAAAGTTGATATGATTACTCTTATCAAGCTTGTTAGGGCGGTATCCTTTGATACTTTTTGCAAAGTTGGTACAATTCATAATCTATTGATATCTCTATCTTTCTTCTGGGTACCCTCTACGCCATAGTATAGGTATTTTGTCTTAAATTTTTGAGGTTTTTGAGGACTGAATATCACGAGGGTGACCTTGGTTAGCTAAGACGCTGACTTTCTATATGTATCTTGTTTATGACCAATAAATACATTGACCATGTCTGCTTGAAAAGCATTGCCGTTCCACCTATAAATAGCTTCTTTTATGTCTTTATATAGTTGTTGGTAGGGAGCACTTTCTGGGGTAGCCTCACTATTAAAGTAATAAAGGCTTTGTAAGTATTTTTGATATATTTGATTTCCCAATACCTCATTTTGCTGATTGGTCTTGAAGTAATGCCAACGAGTAAAAAGATTAATAAGTAGCGTGTAATTACTTTTTTTGTGCGTTTTATCTTGAAACCCCTCAGTTAAAAATCTATGAAAAAAAGAGTTTTCCTTAGGCAAGCCTGCCTCTCTTTCAAATGTATCTTTTACTTTGTCTGTTGTAATTAGTTGAATAATGGTTTGATCCAAGTCTTCTTTACGTTCATTTACTGGGTCAAGCAAGTGTAAATGTTTGTAAATGGCTGATAAGTCTGGATGTTCAAACAAGTAGTTGGGATGTATATTATTGATAAACGTTTTTACCTGATAACGTTTTACTTTGGTGTATACCTCGGCTGTGCTCAGTGGGGCAAGCTCTAACGGAACAACTAAGTCGTGTAAAAAATTAAGTAGTGCCCTTACCGATATCAAGTGTTTGTATTGCACAATACATTTGATAAGCAAGTGAGTGAGTTTTTCTTGTACCTGCTTTTCCATCACAAACTCATAATTGAACTTGATAGGACATTTTTCAGCTAGTTCACAGCTCACACAGTGGTTTTGATAACTTGCCCAAACAGGGTTGGTGGGGGTGTTCTGAGTAAGTCGTTTGAACAGAGATAAAATAACCTCAGAGTTGGCTCCTTGCTCGGTCAGTTCATATAGGTGGTAGTCTGCAAAGTTTACATGAGAAAACACATCCGAAACTTTCTTAGTGTCTTTCTCGGTATCAGTATCCAGTATATTATTTTGTTTTACGTATGCTTGTAGTTGTCCAAAGTTGGTTCCTCTTTCGGCAAGAAAGTTTGTCAAAGTTCCAAGGTTAACCGCCAAGATGATTTTATCCATGACTTGGTCTTGTAAGTTTTCATCTTTGAAGTTATGCAGTGATTTTTCTAGAGTATCCAGATAGGTTTCCTTAGGGTTATCGCTTTCTGTAGCATCATTATGTACAGTAAAGTTTTTCATTGCATCTGGACACTGTTGATGCAATAGTGATAGCAAGTGAGATTTGCCATCTCCTACATTGCCACAAACTAGTACAAGTTGTTTACCCTTGTTGGCAGTTTTAATAATTGTTTCAAGTTCTTCTTGAATGGGGCGTTTGACGTGAAAATATTCTTTAAAGCCATTTTCTGGTAATACCTGAGAACCATCTACAACAGCTTCGCGTGAAGCTTCTTGTAGATTTCCCAAGATAGGCTTTAGGCACTGATGTTCTTTAGGGTTGTGCATTGTCTAAAAACAAAGGATAAAACAGTATAGTATACCGACGAGTTATGAATGGATTGTTCAATTTTAGCGTAAAAATCTGAGGTTTCAAATTTTTTGTATAGAAAAGGTAGGTATTAAACTTGCAAATAGAAGGAAACAAAACAGTAAAAAAGGCTTTTAGTAAGTTTTTAGATATTAAGAACGACCTTCAATGTCTCATTGGGTTTGTAAATAACTTGTGTGGAATGATAAAGAGTAATCGGTATTAATGAGGAGTCATAAACCAAACCCCGCCCCAACACCTTCAAAATTAACCTGTAATAAACCCTTGCTCCACCCGTTTTTCTTTGGCGCGTGTTGCGCCTGTGTGGGCGAAACAGGGGTAAGTCCTAGGTTAGGCAGCTACTAAATAAAAATGTTTTAACTAAAAAAGAAAAACCTGTCTCTAACTATCTATAGATCACATTAGTTGACTTATATAAGTGACTCATTATGATGCCAAATTGTCAAGCTAAGCATGCTAATTTGGCAAGGTTCGAGGACAGTTTGACGAGGTTCAAGGACAGTTTGGCAAGCTTGCAACACCAGCAAGCAAGAAAAGAAGTACAGCGCTCAGCTTATTTTATCCTTTCAACTTCCAATACTACTTCCGAGCAAATTGTGGCTTAAAGAGAACAATTTGCTCAGGTGTAATGGTACAACTCAAGAGAGTTCACAAAAACCACCCATTTATAAAGAACCGTGTTTATTGTAAGCTTTGCAAAAAACAACCTGCCAATAGAACACCTTCTTACCCAAAAAACTTAGCAACTTTTCTAAAAAAATCTACTTTGAAGAACAGGCGTGCCAACAACGGTTTTGACAATCATGCCAGCATTTATTTTGATCCTCCCGAACCATTTCCTCATCAAATAACTCAAGATACAAATCTTTAGTTTTTTCAAAAGCATCCGCTAAATTCCGGGCATCTTGTGAGCCTCTCATACCAAAGTAGGGGTAATGGTGCATGTACCCTCCAAAAACCTTCTCACAATCCTGATGATAAGCCAGGGTATCCAGTATATGATAATGCCACATTTGATCCATAACTTTATTAGGTACAATGCCTTTACCATATTTTAGGCAAAGATTTAAAAACCTTTTGTATTCTATCTCAGCCTCTTCACATTGATCAAAAGTCCAACCTAAACCTTCATCGGAATCCTGAAGTTTCATTTTAACCATCTCTAAGTCAACCGAGGCAATATTAGCAGTGATTCGTTTTATTTTAGTTAGAAAAGTAATTCTATCTTGACTAATGGTATCAGGATAAATTAGATTGGGGGAGTGAGTTATTTTTTCTATCATTGGTTCAAGGGATTATTACAGGTTATCATTAATAATTATTCTGCGTTTAGGCTTAGCCAGTACCTTTTCAAGAAACGATTACCTTCAATCGCTGTTCTTCCGTGAAACATACGATGATTATCTATCACTAGTGTATCGTGCTGTTTAAGGTGGATTTTTATGGCGGGGGTAGCTTTGATAAGGTTACACCAGTGTTTAAATACAGGCATCTCACGGTACTTTTTCCTGGCAAGCCAAAATGAATAATAAAATTTACGTTGACCACC is part of the Microscilla marina ATCC 23134 genome and encodes:
- the dptF gene encoding DNA phosphorothioation-dependent restriction protein DptF; this translates as MHNPKEHQCLKPILGNLQEASREAVVDGSQVLPENGFKEYFHVKRPIQEELETIIKTANKGKQLVLVCGNVGDGKSHLLSLLHQQCPDAMKNFTVHNDATESDNPKETYLDTLEKSLHNFKDENLQDQVMDKIILAVNLGTLTNFLAERGTNFGQLQAYVKQNNILDTDTEKDTKKVSDVFSHVNFADYHLYELTEQGANSEVILSLFKRLTQNTPTNPVWASYQNHCVSCELAEKCPIKFNYEFVMEKQVQEKLTHLLIKCIVQYKHLISVRALLNFLHDLVVPLELAPLSTAEVYTKVKRYQVKTFINNIHPNYLFEHPDLSAIYKHLHLLDPVNERKEDLDQTIIQLITTDKVKDTFEREAGLPKENSFFHRFLTEGFQDKTHKKSNYTLLINLFTRWHYFKTNQQNEVLGNQIYQKYLQSLYYFNSEATPESAPYQQLYKDIKEAIYRWNGNAFQADMVNVFIGHKQDTYRKSAS
- the dptG gene encoding DNA phosphorothioation-dependent restriction protein DptG encodes the protein MLIPALLIKYYYFNYLKQLTLSLNHFFDDFNQSIFFTLEWETLSKSRISHQNGWSLFESKARNIFSFVNFFELISYIEYKGESFFKGNFQQIKVKIEALDSAEQTELTQKLEEITQFYQQKMEAHMDKPFRPGSSWADFEQTYQPRYSLADAPVHHHLHKLWTAIDYQFIHSERDSPYSRYQAWITEFCKLNFVRNRGRLGQSLSLDQHTLLFITKLCLGKHPKIRLKNLWVEYNKRGLFFDPSSQKEIVKLFEKINLLEKKSDSGDAQYVKTIQ
- a CDS encoding glycine-rich domain-containing protein; its protein translation is MIEKITHSPNLIYPDTISQDRITFLTKIKRITANIASVDLEMVKMKLQDSDEGLGWTFDQCEEAEIEYKRFLNLCLKYGKGIVPNKVMDQMWHYHILDTLAYHQDCEKVFGGYMHHYPYFGMRGSQDARNLADAFEKTKDLYLELFDEEMVREDQNKCWHDCQNRCWHACSSK